The following are encoded together in the Pseudoxanthomonas sp. YR558 genome:
- a CDS encoding KpsF/GutQ family sugar-phosphate isomerase: MSQPNPLSRSVPPASLAASGRRVIEIEARALDALAARIDGSFSAACQAILAGQGRVVCTGMGKSGHVARKIAATLASTGTPAFYVHPGEAGHGDLGMITDADVVLALSYSGESDEVLMLLPVLKRQGNTVIAMTGRPQSTLARESDIHLDVSVPAEACPLDLAPTSSTTASLAMGDALAVALLDARGFTADDFARSHPAGSLGRRLLLHITDVMHAGDDVPRVDVTATLSEALVEMSRKRLGMTAVVDAEGRLAGLFTDGDLRRTLDNPALDLRNAHIADVMTRQPKTIGADQLAVEAARLMETHQISGLLVVDDEQRPVGALNIHDLLRARVV, encoded by the coding sequence ATGTCCCAGCCGAACCCCCTGTCCCGGTCCGTCCCGCCCGCCAGCCTGGCCGCCAGCGGACGCCGGGTCATCGAGATCGAGGCACGCGCACTGGATGCCCTCGCCGCCCGCATCGACGGTTCGTTCTCGGCCGCGTGCCAGGCCATCCTCGCTGGGCAAGGTCGCGTGGTCTGCACCGGCATGGGCAAGTCCGGCCACGTAGCGCGCAAGATCGCCGCCACGCTCGCGTCCACGGGCACGCCCGCCTTCTACGTTCATCCGGGCGAGGCGGGCCACGGCGACCTGGGCATGATCACCGACGCCGACGTGGTGCTGGCCTTGTCGTATTCGGGCGAGTCGGACGAAGTGCTGATGCTGCTGCCGGTACTCAAGCGCCAGGGCAATACCGTCATCGCCATGACCGGTCGCCCGCAGTCCACGCTGGCGCGCGAAAGCGACATACACCTCGACGTCAGCGTGCCGGCCGAAGCGTGCCCGCTGGATCTTGCCCCCACCAGCAGTACCACCGCCTCGCTGGCGATGGGCGATGCGCTGGCCGTAGCCCTGCTCGATGCCCGCGGCTTCACCGCCGACGACTTCGCCCGATCCCACCCGGCCGGCAGCCTTGGCCGCCGCCTGCTGCTGCACATCACCGACGTCATGCATGCTGGCGACGACGTGCCTCGCGTGGACGTCACCGCCACCCTCAGCGAGGCGCTGGTAGAGATGAGTCGCAAGCGCCTGGGCATGACCGCCGTGGTCGATGCCGAAGGACGCCTGGCGGGGCTCTTCACCGACGGCGACCTGCGCCGCACCCTCGACAATCCCGCGCTGGACCTGCGCAACGCGCACATCGCCGACGTGATGACGCGCCAGCCCAAGACCATCGGTGCGGACCAGCTCGCCGTGGAAGCGGCGCGCCTGATGGAGACCCACCAGATCAGCGGACTCCTGGTAGTGGACGATGAACAGCGCCCGGTCGGCGCCCTCAACATTCACGACTTGTTGCGCGCCCGCGTGGTGTAA
- a CDS encoding BolA/IbaG family iron-sulfur metabolism protein has protein sequence MDAETIRKLIESGLPGAQADVQGDDGVHFEATVVAEAFRGKLPLARHRMVYATLGERMGGEIHALQLRTLTPEEAAAAH, from the coding sequence TTGGACGCTGAAACCATCCGTAAACTCATCGAATCCGGCTTGCCGGGTGCCCAGGCCGACGTCCAGGGCGACGATGGCGTCCATTTCGAGGCCACCGTCGTGGCCGAGGCCTTCCGTGGCAAGCTGCCGCTGGCCCGCCACCGCATGGTGTACGCCACCCTGGGCGAACGCATGGGCGGCGAGATCCATGCTTTGCAGCTACGCACGCTGACGCCTGAAGAAGCGGCCGCGGCGCACTGA
- the murA gene encoding UDP-N-acetylglucosamine 1-carboxyvinyltransferase, with protein MQKIIVTGGNTLNGEVTISGAKNAVLPILCATLLADAPVEITNVPHLHDVVTTVKLLGELGAGITIDEGTLAKGRGITVDPTTVSRFVAPYELVKTMRASILVLGPLVARHGAAVVSLPGGCAIGSRPVDQHIKGLQALGAEITVENGYIKARAARLKGARFVFDMVTVTGTENVMAAATLAEGTTVLENAAMEPEVTDLAECLNALGAKIEGAGTSRIVIHGVERLGGGRHSVVPDRIETGTFLVAGAMTGGKVIVRNARPDTLEAVLDKLTEAGAKIETTADSITLDMLGKRPKAVSLTTAPYPAFPTDMQAQFMALNCVADGVGVINETIFENRFMHVNELLRLGADIRVEGHTAIVRGVERLGGAPVMATDLRASASLILAGLVADGETTIDRIYHLDRGYENIEEKLGGLGATIRRVS; from the coding sequence ATGCAGAAGATCATCGTCACCGGTGGCAACACGCTCAACGGCGAAGTCACCATCTCCGGCGCCAAGAACGCCGTGCTCCCTATCCTGTGCGCGACCCTGCTGGCGGACGCGCCGGTGGAGATCACCAACGTGCCGCACCTGCACGACGTGGTGACCACGGTGAAACTGTTGGGCGAGCTGGGCGCCGGCATCACCATCGACGAGGGCACGCTGGCGAAAGGACGCGGCATCACTGTCGATCCGACCACCGTCAGCCGGTTCGTGGCGCCGTACGAACTGGTCAAGACGATGCGCGCCTCGATCCTCGTGTTGGGCCCCTTGGTCGCGCGCCATGGCGCGGCGGTGGTGTCGCTCCCCGGCGGTTGCGCGATCGGTTCGCGTCCGGTCGATCAGCACATCAAGGGCCTGCAGGCGCTGGGTGCCGAGATCACCGTCGAGAACGGCTACATCAAGGCCCGCGCCGCACGCCTGAAGGGCGCGCGCTTCGTGTTCGACATGGTCACCGTGACCGGCACCGAGAACGTCATGGCGGCCGCTACGCTGGCCGAAGGCACCACCGTGTTGGAAAACGCCGCGATGGAGCCGGAAGTCACCGACTTGGCCGAATGCCTCAATGCGCTGGGCGCGAAGATCGAGGGCGCGGGCACCTCGCGCATCGTGATCCATGGCGTCGAACGCCTGGGCGGCGGACGCCACTCGGTGGTGCCGGACCGCATCGAGACCGGTACCTTCCTCGTCGCCGGTGCGATGACGGGTGGCAAGGTGATCGTGCGCAACGCGCGCCCCGATACGCTGGAAGCCGTGCTCGACAAGCTGACCGAGGCCGGCGCGAAGATCGAGACCACCGCCGACAGCATCACCCTCGACATGCTGGGCAAGCGTCCGAAGGCCGTCAGCCTGACCACGGCGCCGTATCCCGCATTCCCCACCGACATGCAGGCGCAATTCATGGCGCTCAACTGCGTGGCGGACGGCGTGGGCGTGATCAATGAGACGATCTTCGAAAACCGCTTCATGCACGTCAACGAACTGCTGCGCCTGGGTGCCGACATCCGCGTCGAAGGCCATACGGCCATCGTGCGTGGTGTCGAGCGGCTGGGTGGCGCGCCGGTGATGGCGACCGACCTGCGGGCGTCGGCATCGCTGATCCTGGCAGGCTTGGTGGCAGACGGCGAGACCACGATCGACCGTATCTATCACCTGGATCGCGGCTACGAGAACATCGAAGAGAAACTTGGTGGGCTGGGCGCGACGATCAGGCGCGTGTCGTGA
- a CDS encoding EF-hand domain-containing protein has protein sequence MTRPDPKLSGIRPRFPLRRKILLGIVVALLALVAWLHYTGSAATHGITTQDMDWNGDGTVTQGEIAQSIFTVVVEQKQDGQRHCNTFAWRSGAGTIRMDCKTVFQADASPVKE, from the coding sequence GTGACGCGACCTGATCCGAAACTGTCGGGCATCCGGCCACGGTTCCCACTGCGTCGCAAGATCCTGCTCGGCATCGTCGTGGCGCTGCTCGCGCTGGTGGCATGGCTGCACTACACCGGCTCGGCCGCTACCCATGGCATCACTACCCAGGACATGGACTGGAACGGCGACGGCACGGTGACGCAGGGTGAGATCGCACAATCGATCTTCACTGTCGTGGTGGAGCAGAAGCAGGATGGCCAGCGGCACTGCAATACGTTCGCGTGGCGCAGCGGGGCGGGCACGATCCGGATGGATTGCAAAACCGTGTTCCAGGCCGACGCGTCGCCGGTCAAGGAATAA
- a CDS encoding DUF3108 domain-containing protein, translating into MTTNAFRTSRLLLAATLFGAATAPALAVEAFTANYNASALGMSGEGQMVVAPQPGNRWQYTLTVRNQAVDLSQKTVFDEQDGRMRPLNSSDSSRLLIKKKNVNTVYDWSKAQATWTGDIKPDRAGPVKLQAGDMDALLVNLAIVRDVAAGKPLTYRMVENGRAKAMTYQVAGKERITVGGKAQDATKVVRTDGDKQTIVWVVANAPVPARILQRENGQDTIDLTLKSWR; encoded by the coding sequence ATGACCACGAACGCCTTCCGCACCTCGCGCCTGTTGCTTGCCGCTACGCTGTTCGGCGCGGCCACTGCGCCGGCGCTCGCTGTCGAAGCCTTCACTGCGAACTACAACGCAAGCGCCCTCGGCATGAGCGGCGAAGGCCAAATGGTCGTCGCGCCACAGCCGGGCAATCGCTGGCAGTACACGTTGACCGTGCGCAATCAGGCGGTCGACCTCAGCCAGAAGACGGTGTTCGACGAGCAGGACGGCCGCATGCGTCCGTTGAACAGCAGCGACAGCTCGCGCCTGCTGATCAAGAAAAAGAACGTCAACACCGTGTACGACTGGTCGAAAGCACAGGCCACGTGGACCGGAGACATCAAGCCCGATCGCGCAGGCCCGGTGAAACTGCAGGCGGGCGACATGGACGCCCTTCTGGTCAACCTGGCCATCGTGCGCGACGTCGCCGCAGGCAAGCCGCTCACCTACCGCATGGTCGAGAACGGGCGCGCCAAGGCGATGACCTACCAGGTCGCCGGCAAGGAGCGCATCACCGTCGGCGGCAAGGCGCAGGATGCCACCAAGGTCGTGCGGACCGACGGCGACAAGCAGACCATCGTGTGGGTGGTGGCCAACGCGCCGGTGCCCGCGCGCATCCTGCAGCGGGAAAACGGCCAGGACACTATCGATTTGACGCTGAAGTCCTGGCGCTGA
- a CDS encoding DUF3108 domain-containing protein, translating into MLLAGLAAPAQALEPFVASYQAYNEGKLAGSASMKVAPRGGEQWQIDLNVKGTRGFARLAGLNIEQSTVFDVEGDLFRPRSQATVRHALLMGKKMVGTYDWANHTAQWQGDIKKNRRAPLSLQTGDLSALLMNLAVIRDAAPGRQLSYRVVDNGRVREYAYAVSAEPETVQVDDLSYSALRVSRTNGGNDETIFWVADGVPTPVRILQREDGQDGIDLRLVEYQGVP; encoded by the coding sequence TTGCTCCTGGCCGGCCTCGCAGCGCCCGCGCAGGCGCTGGAGCCGTTCGTGGCCAGTTACCAGGCGTACAACGAAGGCAAGCTGGCAGGCAGCGCGAGCATGAAGGTCGCGCCGCGTGGCGGGGAGCAGTGGCAGATCGACCTCAACGTGAAGGGCACGCGCGGCTTCGCCCGCCTCGCGGGCTTGAACATCGAACAGAGCACCGTCTTCGACGTGGAAGGTGATCTGTTCCGCCCGCGCAGCCAGGCCACGGTTCGCCATGCCCTGCTGATGGGCAAGAAGATGGTCGGCACCTACGACTGGGCCAACCACACGGCGCAGTGGCAGGGCGACATCAAGAAGAACCGCAGGGCTCCGCTTTCCCTGCAGACCGGCGACCTGAGTGCGCTGCTGATGAACCTTGCGGTCATCCGCGACGCGGCACCGGGCCGCCAACTGAGCTACCGCGTGGTCGACAACGGCCGCGTACGGGAATACGCGTACGCGGTATCCGCCGAGCCAGAGACGGTCCAGGTGGATGATCTGAGCTACAGTGCCTTGCGCGTCAGCCGTACCAACGGCGGCAACGACGAAACCATTTTCTGGGTCGCCGATGGCGTCCCCACCCCCGTGCGCATCCTGCAGCGGGAAGACGGTCAGGACGGCATCGATCTGCGCCTGGTCGAATACCAAGGAGTGCCCTGA
- the purN gene encoding phosphoribosylglycinamide formyltransferase — MTARIAVLASGRGSNLQAILRAIEAGTLDAEIVGVFSDRPAAPALQLVSAAARWSAKPSGFPDRSAYEAALTDAVAASHPDWVVCAGYMRILGEGFIARFRGRLLNIHPSLLPKYRGLYTHARALEAGDAEHGASVHFVVPELDAGAVIGQVRIPITAGDTPETLAARLLPREHALLVAALRLATAGELAEQGDTVFRHGQPLLNPLSLDSADRFNP, encoded by the coding sequence ATGACGGCCCGCATCGCGGTGCTGGCGTCCGGCAGGGGCAGCAACCTGCAGGCGATCCTTCGCGCCATAGAAGCGGGCACACTGGATGCCGAGATCGTGGGCGTGTTCTCGGACCGTCCCGCTGCGCCCGCCCTACAACTTGTGTCCGCCGCGGCCCGCTGGAGCGCCAAGCCCTCCGGCTTCCCCGATCGATCGGCCTACGAAGCCGCGCTGACCGACGCGGTGGCCGCATCCCACCCGGACTGGGTCGTCTGCGCCGGCTACATGCGCATCCTCGGTGAAGGCTTCATCGCGCGCTTCCGCGGCAGGTTGCTGAATATCCACCCGTCGCTGCTCCCCAAATATCGCGGCCTGTACACCCACGCCCGAGCATTGGAGGCCGGCGACGCCGAGCACGGGGCCAGCGTGCATTTCGTGGTGCCTGAACTCGATGCGGGGGCCGTCATTGGCCAGGTTCGGATCCCCATCACGGCCGGCGACACCCCGGAAACCCTGGCAGCGCGCCTGCTGCCCCGGGAGCACGCCCTGCTGGTGGCCGCCCTGCGTCTGGCGACGGCGGGTGAGTTAGCTGAACAGGGGGACACGGTGTTCCGTCATGGTCAGCCGCTATTAAATCCCCTGTCTCTAGATTCAGCCGACCGTTTCAATCCCTAA
- a CDS encoding DUF2238 domain-containing protein: MSRANGIAFGLTLVVFAASWIAPRWPVEQAMHSSLTVLGLGWLWWHDRRWPLQPLHFALICGFIVAHCIGARWLYSYVPYDAWLQSAIDWSPAEAFGWQRNHFDRFIHLMYGVCFAPAVWHWLRQRWPALTMGQAFGIAVMLVMCSSLVYEWLEWGIALTMSPDAAESYNGQQGDVWDAHADMLLATLGALATWPLARAERRQAAP; the protein is encoded by the coding sequence ATGTCGCGCGCCAACGGGATCGCCTTCGGCCTGACGCTGGTCGTGTTCGCGGCCAGTTGGATCGCGCCGCGCTGGCCCGTCGAACAGGCCATGCACAGCAGCCTCACGGTGCTCGGCCTGGGTTGGCTGTGGTGGCATGACCGTCGCTGGCCATTGCAGCCGCTGCACTTCGCGCTCATCTGCGGCTTCATCGTGGCGCACTGCATCGGCGCACGCTGGCTGTACTCGTACGTGCCATACGACGCGTGGCTGCAATCCGCGATCGATTGGTCGCCTGCAGAGGCGTTCGGCTGGCAACGCAACCACTTCGACCGCTTCATCCACCTGATGTACGGCGTGTGCTTCGCACCGGCGGTCTGGCACTGGCTTCGCCAACGCTGGCCGGCACTGACGATGGGGCAAGCCTTCGGTATCGCGGTGATGCTCGTCATGTGCAGCAGCCTGGTCTACGAATGGCTGGAATGGGGGATCGCGCTGACGATGTCGCCGGACGCCGCCGAGTCCTACAACGGTCAGCAGGGCGATGTTTGGGATGCCCACGCCGACATGCTGCTGGCCACGCTCGGTGCCCTCGCGACCTGGCCGCTGGCGCGCGCCGAGCGCAGGCAGGCCGCGCCATGA
- the purM gene encoding phosphoribosylformylglycinamidine cyclo-ligase, with protein sequence MTYRDAGVDIDAGNELVERIKPLVKRSFRPEVMGGLGGFGALFDLSGKYREPVLVSGTDGVGTKLKLAQQLGRHDTIGIDLVAMCVNDVLVQGAEPLFFLDYFATGKLDVDTTVAVVGGIARGCELSGCALIGGETAEMPDMYGPGEYDLAGFCVAAVEKSRLLDGAKVRAGDVLIGIASSGPHSNGYSLVRRIYDRAGRPSDIDVGGVKLADALMAPTTLYVKPILELLQAHDMHGMAHITGGGLTENIIRVVPEGLGLEIDASAWALPPVFDWLQREGAVENSEMWRTFNCGIGFVLVVAPDQVPAVQADLARLQLAHWQIGQVVPSQGGERVRIG encoded by the coding sequence ATGACCTATCGCGACGCGGGTGTCGACATCGACGCCGGCAACGAGCTGGTCGAGCGCATTAAACCGTTGGTCAAGCGCAGCTTCCGCCCCGAGGTGATGGGTGGCCTGGGTGGCTTCGGTGCGCTGTTCGACCTGTCGGGCAAGTACCGCGAACCGGTGCTGGTCTCCGGCACCGACGGCGTGGGCACCAAGCTCAAACTCGCGCAGCAGCTGGGCCGCCACGACACGATCGGCATCGACCTGGTCGCCATGTGCGTCAATGACGTGTTGGTGCAGGGCGCAGAGCCGCTGTTCTTCCTCGACTACTTCGCCACCGGCAAGCTCGACGTCGACACCACGGTGGCCGTGGTCGGCGGCATCGCGCGCGGCTGCGAACTCTCCGGCTGTGCGCTGATTGGCGGCGAAACGGCCGAAATGCCGGACATGTATGGCCCGGGCGAATACGACCTCGCTGGCTTCTGCGTGGCCGCAGTGGAGAAGTCGCGCCTGCTGGACGGCGCCAAGGTGCGCGCCGGCGACGTGCTGATCGGCATCGCGTCCAGCGGTCCGCACTCCAATGGTTATTCGCTGGTCCGCCGCATCTATGACCGCGCCGGTCGCCCGTCCGACATCGACGTCGGCGGCGTGAAGCTCGCCGATGCGCTGATGGCGCCGACCACGCTCTACGTGAAGCCGATCCTGGAACTGCTGCAGGCGCACGACATGCACGGTATGGCGCACATCACCGGTGGCGGCCTGACCGAGAACATCATCCGCGTCGTTCCCGAGGGTCTGGGCCTGGAGATCGACGCCAGCGCATGGGCGCTGCCGCCGGTGTTCGACTGGCTGCAGCGCGAAGGCGCCGTCGAGAACAGCGAGATGTGGCGCACGTTCAACTGCGGCATCGGCTTCGTGCTTGTCGTGGCGCCGGACCAGGTGCCGGCCGTGCAGGCCGACCTGGCGCGCCTGCAACTGGCGCACTGGCAGATCGGCCAGGTAGTGCCGTCCCAGGGCGGCGAGCGCGTCCGCATCGGCTGA
- a CDS encoding DUF2066 domain-containing protein: MLLAVLTTTPQVQAQSGLRTEGDAVSARGLYQAEVPVNGQGEAERQGGFARALGSVLGKLSGDRGVMSRPGVGAELRNAKDYVEGYDYRQDQGTSASGAPTFRTTLVVRFDEDQVNGLAGALGLPIWPQPRPKPVVWLAINDGSGPRLVGLPQSNAARPLLNRAVERGYSLGLPGGGAAEQALVGAIWRQDTAAVARASSRYSPPMQLIGKLYRDKSGWTADWVFVDAGKVLAKWSVTDADARRAMSSGADGTADALVKRYGKRGTAGPAGTYRVLFTGVRSTDDYLRLTGHLQKMAVVRRITPVRASGDTLELDLELVSGLAGFRRTMGDQAPFTGGEGEPPAFQMR, from the coding sequence ATGTTGCTGGCGGTTTTGACCACGACGCCCCAGGTGCAGGCCCAGTCCGGCCTGCGCACGGAAGGCGACGCCGTGTCGGCGCGCGGCTTGTACCAAGCGGAAGTGCCGGTGAACGGCCAGGGCGAGGCCGAGCGTCAGGGCGGCTTCGCGCGCGCGCTGGGCAGCGTGCTCGGCAAGCTGTCGGGCGACCGCGGCGTGATGTCGCGCCCTGGCGTGGGTGCCGAATTGCGCAACGCCAAGGACTATGTCGAGGGTTACGACTACCGGCAGGACCAGGGCACGTCGGCCTCCGGCGCCCCCACGTTCCGCACCACGCTGGTCGTGCGCTTCGACGAAGACCAGGTGAATGGCCTCGCCGGCGCGCTCGGCTTGCCGATCTGGCCACAGCCGCGACCGAAGCCGGTGGTCTGGCTGGCGATCAACGATGGCAGCGGTCCGCGCCTGGTCGGTTTGCCGCAGTCCAATGCCGCGCGCCCGCTGCTCAATCGCGCGGTCGAGCGTGGTTACAGCCTCGGCCTTCCAGGTGGTGGCGCCGCGGAGCAGGCGCTGGTCGGCGCGATCTGGCGTCAGGACACCGCGGCCGTCGCACGCGCCTCCTCGCGCTACAGCCCACCCATGCAGCTCATCGGCAAGCTGTACCGCGACAAGAGCGGCTGGACGGCCGACTGGGTGTTCGTCGATGCCGGCAAGGTCCTGGCGAAGTGGTCGGTCACCGACGCCGATGCAAGGCGCGCGATGTCGTCCGGCGCCGATGGCACGGCCGACGCCCTGGTGAAGCGCTACGGCAAGCGCGGTACCGCCGGTCCCGCCGGCACCTACCGTGTGCTGTTCACCGGGGTTCGCAGCACCGACGACTACCTGCGCCTGACCGGCCACCTGCAGAAGATGGCCGTCGTCCGCCGCATCACGCCGGTACGCGCCAGCGGCGACACGCTGGAGCTGGATCTCGAACTGGTCTCCGGCTTGGCCGGCTTCCGCCGCACGATGGGCGACCAGGCACCGTTCACCGGCGGCGAAGGCGAGCCGCCGGCCTTCCAGATGCGCTGA
- a CDS encoding AI-2E family transporter codes for MDLSSTPVGTLARRWQWLFIALIVGWLIWLLAPVLTPFVCAALLGWLGDPWVDRLERTGRSRTTAVVLVFTLMLLLLVLALVILVPMIERQVVTVIESLPAYRDWFVQTALPWIERRTGLELVAWLDPDRLTEWVRGHWQQAGGVAATLFGYFSRSGFAVMAWIANLVLLPILTFYFLRDWDLLVERIAALVPRDHIATVNRLALESNEVLGAFLRGQFLVMLALGAIYAIGLSVVGLKVGLLVGIIAGLISFVPYLGTASGIVLGVIAALVQSGGDWSLVAMVMGVFVVGQMLEGYVLTPRIVGDRIGLHPVAVIFAIMAGGQLFGFLGMLLALPIAAIANVLLRFAHERYTQSRLYAGDRPAILLDSYIDKGSVEQASERGTEAP; via the coding sequence ATGGACCTTTCTTCCACGCCGGTAGGAACGCTGGCCCGCCGTTGGCAATGGTTGTTCATCGCCCTGATCGTCGGGTGGCTGATATGGCTGCTGGCGCCCGTGCTGACGCCGTTCGTCTGCGCCGCGTTGTTGGGTTGGTTGGGCGATCCGTGGGTCGATCGTCTGGAGCGCACGGGGCGCTCCCGGACCACGGCCGTGGTGCTGGTGTTCACGCTGATGCTGCTGTTGCTGGTGCTCGCGCTGGTGATCCTGGTGCCGATGATCGAGCGACAGGTGGTGACGGTGATCGAATCGCTGCCCGCCTATCGCGACTGGTTCGTGCAGACGGCGCTGCCCTGGATCGAGCGCAGGACGGGCCTGGAACTGGTCGCCTGGTTGGATCCGGATCGACTGACCGAGTGGGTGCGCGGTCACTGGCAGCAGGCAGGCGGTGTCGCGGCGACGCTGTTCGGTTATTTCTCGCGCTCCGGTTTCGCGGTGATGGCGTGGATCGCCAACCTGGTACTGCTGCCGATCCTGACGTTCTACTTCCTGCGCGATTGGGACCTGCTGGTGGAGCGCATCGCCGCGCTGGTGCCGCGCGACCATATCGCGACGGTCAACCGGCTGGCGCTCGAATCGAACGAGGTCCTCGGTGCGTTCCTGCGCGGCCAGTTCCTGGTGATGCTGGCGCTCGGCGCCATCTATGCGATCGGCTTGTCGGTGGTGGGCCTCAAGGTTGGTCTGCTGGTCGGCATCATTGCCGGCCTGATCAGCTTCGTGCCGTATCTGGGCACGGCAAGCGGCATCGTGCTGGGCGTGATTGCGGCCCTGGTGCAGTCCGGCGGCGACTGGTCGCTGGTGGCGATGGTGATGGGCGTGTTCGTCGTCGGCCAGATGCTGGAAGGTTACGTGCTCACGCCGCGCATCGTCGGTGATCGCATCGGCCTGCATCCGGTGGCGGTGATCTTCGCCATCATGGCGGGAGGTCAATTATTCGGATTTCTGGGTATGCTGCTGGCGCTGCCGATCGCCGCGATCGCGAACGTGCTGCTGCGGTTCGCCCACGAGCGCTATACCCAGAGCCGTCTCTACGCGGGTGACAGGCCGGCCATCCTGCTGGACTCCTACATCGACAAGGGCAGCGTGGAACAAGCATCTGAGCGGGGCACCGAAGCGCCGTGA
- the hda gene encoding DnaA regulatory inactivator Hda, whose amino-acid sequence MGPQLPLALRYPADQRFETFVRPPDGALPGLRALAAQADATWTYIAGASRTGKTHLALAMCAAAEQQGRRAAYLPMMAAAGRARDALEALDGYDVIALDGLEAIAGNREDEVALFDFHNRARAQAQGVLYTARGIPDELGLGLPDLRSRLQQCMRVMLDPLDDEGRRDVLRERAHRRGLVVDDAALDWLLTHTQRDLGALVALLDTLDRASLAAQRRITVPFLRQTLGSGRPPAA is encoded by the coding sequence GTGGGGCCGCAGTTGCCCTTGGCACTGCGTTATCCCGCCGACCAACGATTCGAAACGTTCGTCCGGCCACCGGACGGCGCCTTGCCTGGCTTGCGGGCGCTGGCCGCGCAGGCCGACGCGACGTGGACCTACATCGCAGGCGCTTCGCGTACCGGAAAGACCCATCTGGCACTGGCCATGTGCGCGGCCGCCGAGCAGCAGGGGCGCCGTGCAGCCTACTTGCCCATGATGGCGGCAGCCGGGCGAGCGCGCGATGCGCTGGAAGCCCTCGATGGCTACGACGTGATCGCGCTCGATGGCCTCGAAGCCATCGCGGGCAATCGCGAGGATGAAGTCGCGCTGTTCGATTTCCACAATCGCGCGCGCGCGCAGGCACAGGGCGTGCTTTACACCGCGCGAGGCATTCCGGACGAACTCGGCCTAGGCCTGCCGGACCTGCGCTCGCGCCTACAGCAATGCATGCGCGTCATGCTGGATCCGCTGGACGATGAAGGGCGTCGCGACGTCCTGCGCGAACGTGCGCACCGACGCGGCCTGGTGGTGGACGATGCCGCGCTGGACTGGCTGCTGACCCATACCCAGCGCGATCTGGGTGCGCTGGTCGCGTTGTTGGACACGCTCGACCGGGCCTCGCTCGCCGCCCAACGCCGCATCACCGTGCCGTTCCTGCGGCAGACCTTGGGCAGTGGAAGGCCGCCGGCGGCCTGA
- a CDS encoding PDZ domain-containing protein: protein MNTSRMLTRTLLAATFAAGIASSAVAQSTRELDAALLQMSERGDLKDTGSPQVIQKPAQVRYELGAVIDVRSAQRAGLPVLALTPDGPAARLGLKVGDRLVGLNGVRLDGATPPAPLLEQAMQRGEGRVAAEVLRGGTALKLNGIAGVVAVPAYRIEIGTQAKGACGFVTTHGGVVPKSRDVFHADITTIDGRSTPLQPANRHRLAVGQHVLVVREFIDTHRLNSAQLFQINKMKRFEMAKAYKPLVVDVKPNMSYRIGARLLRDKLDTQSLRDNAYWEPVVWEEVAERCP from the coding sequence ATGAACACCTCCCGCATGCTCACGCGCACGCTGCTCGCCGCGACCTTCGCGGCCGGCATCGCTTCAAGCGCCGTCGCACAGTCGACGCGCGAACTGGACGCTGCCCTGCTGCAGATGTCGGAGCGGGGCGACCTCAAGGACACCGGCAGCCCGCAGGTGATCCAGAAGCCCGCCCAGGTCCGCTATGAATTGGGTGCCGTCATCGACGTGCGCTCTGCGCAGCGGGCCGGATTGCCCGTGCTGGCGCTGACGCCCGACGGACCTGCGGCACGGCTAGGGCTGAAAGTCGGCGACAGGCTGGTCGGTTTGAATGGTGTGCGGCTGGACGGTGCGACACCGCCTGCGCCGCTGTTGGAACAGGCGATGCAGCGGGGTGAGGGCCGCGTCGCCGCGGAGGTGTTGCGTGGTGGCACCGCTTTGAAACTCAATGGGATCGCAGGCGTGGTGGCGGTGCCCGCGTACCGCATCGAGATCGGTACCCAGGCGAAGGGCGCCTGTGGCTTCGTCACCACGCACGGCGGCGTCGTCCCGAAAAGTCGGGACGTCTTCCATGCCGACATCACCACCATCGATGGACGCAGTACGCCGCTGCAACCGGCTAACCGCCATCGTCTGGCGGTGGGTCAGCACGTGCTGGTGGTGCGTGAGTTCATCGATACGCATCGTCTGAACTCGGCGCAACTGTTCCAGATCAACAAGATGAAGCGCTTTGAGATGGCCAAGGCGTACAAACCACTGGTGGTCGACGTCAAACCGAACATGAGCTACCGCATCGGCGCACGCCTGCTGCGCGACAAGCTCGACACCCAGAGCCTGCGCGACAACGCGTACTGGGAGCCGGTGGTGTGGGAGGAAGTCGCAGAGCGGTGCCCCTGA